The following nucleotide sequence is from Synechococcus sp. CBW1004.
AGGCCCAGTCGGCTACGAGCCCAGTGCAGAGGTTCTCGCTCAGTCGCGCCACCTGGCGGCCGGTCGCTGCGAGATCAGCGTGGTTCAGGACCCGGTGGCGGCCGTGCGCGGCGCCCATGCCCTCTACACCGATGTCTGGGCCTCGATGGGACAGGAGGAGGAGAAGGCGAAGCGCGAACGCGACTTCAGCGGCTGGTGCCTCGATGAAGAGCTGATCGCCGAGGCCGATCCCCGGGCGATCGTGCTGCACTGCCTGCCTGCCTACCGAGGACTGGAGATCAGCGCCGGCGCCATGGAGGGCAGCAGCAGCCGCATCTTCGATCAGGCCGAGAACCGTCTCCACGCCCAGCAGGCCCTGCTGGCGACCCTGCTGGCGGCGGACTGAGCGGGCCCGCAACAGAGCGAGCGCAGGCGACGGGTCCCGCCCGACTGGACAAGAGACCCGCGCGGCGGTACATCTGTATCAGCGCACCCAGAACCCTCCATGCCCAGCCCTGTCAGGCTCCAGCCCCGCAGCGAGCCAGGCGGCCCATCCAGGCACCCGGACCAGGGTGAACGGCAGGTGCTCACCACCGTCCAGCAGCAGCTGTTCGACTGGCTGGAGGACTACATCCGCAGCCATCACCACAGCCCCTCGATCCGCCAGATGATGGAGGCAATGGGGCTGCGTTCGCCGGCGCCGATCCAGAGCCGCCTGCGCCATCTGCAGCAGAAGGGCTGGATCACCTGGCAGGAGGGACAGGCCCGCACCCTCCAGCTGCTGGGGGGAAGGGGTGAGCGTGGCATCCCGGTGCTCGGCAGCGTGGCAGCCGGCGGACTGGTGGAGCCCTACGAGGACCTACAGGAGCGACTGGACCTGACACCGATGCTGGAGACGCGAGGCCTGTTCGCGCTCACGGTCAACGGCGATTCGATGGTGGAGGCGCACATCGCCGATGGCGACGTGGTGCTGCTCGAACCGGTGCTGGATCCCAGCCTCCTGCGTAACGGCACGATCGTCAGCGCCCAGGTGAGCGGCAGCGGCACCACCCTCAAGCACTTCCACCGCCGGGGCGACACCATCACCCTCGAGGCGGCCAACCCCGCCTACGAGCCGATCGTGCTTCCCGCCGACCAGGTGAGCGTGCAGGGCAAGCTCGTAGCGGTCTGGCGCCAGGTCTGAACAGCGCCGCGGCAGGCGGCCCCCCGCACTGTCGAGAGCGGACCCGCTGCGGTGTAAGCTTTCTCCATCGACATGGCAAGGCCCGCGGGCCAGTCCAGACGACCAGCGTCAGGCCAGCCAATCGATGACAATGGGGCCATAGCTCAGCTGGTAGAGCACCTGCATGGCATGCAGGGGGTCAGCGGTTCGAGTCCGCTTGGCTCCATTCAGTCAGACCCCTTGCGCTGCAAGGGGTCTTTTCTTTTGCTCAGATCGCCCGCAGAGCCGCGATCTGGCCCGATAGCGCAAAATCCAGCGCAAAACTGAGGGTACCCATTCAGGGGGGCGGGACAGCTCATCGCGAACATCGATACGACTGAACCCTTGACGTCGGCTTGAATCCCGGTTGCATCTCAGGCAGAGACTTCCTGCGATGACCACCCCTCCGGCCGGGATTTCAGAAGCGGACTGGGCTTCCACTCCGGTGGGCGTGAGGGCTGGCTTCCTTGAGGTTCTTGCACAGCTCCAGAGACAACAGCAGGAGAACGACCAGCTCCGAGCGCAGCTCACCGACCTGGCGACGGAACTGGCCAGCCTGCGCGAGCGGATCGGCCGCAACTCCCGCAACTCCTCCAAGCCGCCCTCCAGTGACGGCACGGGTTTTAAGCCGCCCACCCGCTGCAAAGGCACTGGTCGCAAGCGGGGTGGTCAGCAGGGGCACCCGGGAGCAGGGCCGGAGCTGCTGCCGATCGCGCGTGTGGATGAGGTGCTCGAGCACCACCCGGACGCCTGCCGCCGCTGCGGCACCCTGCTACAGGGGGAGGATGCGGAGCCGCTGCGCCATCAGGTGATCGAGATTCCACCGATCAGCCCGGTGGTGATCGAACACCGTCTGCACCGTCTGGTCTGCCCCTGCTGCTCCACCAGCACCTGCGCCGAGCTGCCGGCGGATGTGGAGCCCAGCCGCTACGGCCCACGCCTGAGCGGCCTGGTGGGACTGCTGGGCAGCGCCTTTCCCCTGAGTTTCGGCCGAACCCAGGCGCTGCTGGATCAGCTGCTGGGTGTGGAAATCAGCCGCGGCGCTATCGCCACCATCCGGGCACGTCTGAGCGCAGCCCTGCAGCAGGCGGTGGAGGAAGCCCTGGAGGTGGCCCGGCAGCAGCCGGTGGCCTACGTGGATGAAACCGGCGCCCCCACCGGCAACGCCGACGGTTGTAATCCTGCTGGCAGGCGCGGCTGGCAGTGGGTCATGGTCACACCACTGGTTACGGTGTTCCTGCAGGGCCTGAGCCGCTCAAGTGCAGCGGCAATGGAGCTTCTGGGCCATACCTTTGCAGGGATCGTGGTGAGTGATCGCTTCTCGGCCTACAACCACCTGCCCGTGGAGCAGCGGCAGCTGTGCTGGGCCCACCTGATCCGGGATCTGGCGGCCATCGCTGAACGCCAGGGCGCCAGCAGGGAGATCGGAGCCCAGATGCTGGCTCTGCAGCAGCATCTGTTCGCTCACTGGCACCAGTGGAAGAGCGGAGCGATCGACCGGCCCCAGCTCCTGCATCGATGCCACCCCCTCCGCTTGGCGTTCGAGGCCACGCTGCAGCGGGTGGTGGATCTGGGCTGTGAGCGGGGCGAGCAAACGCCCTGGGCCCAGACGGTGCGAACCTGTCGCCAGTTGCTGCAGCGCAAGCAGGCGCTCTGGACTTTTCTGGAAACGCCAGGGATCGAGCCCACCAACAACGCTGCCGAGCGGGCACTGCGGCAATCGGTGATTCACCGCAAGATCAGCCATGGCGTCCAGTCCTCCGGCGGCGCCATCTGCCGCAGCCGGTTGCTCACCGTCACCGCCACCCTGCGGCAGCAGGGCCGCGATGTCTGGCAATTCCTGGAGCAGGCCTGGATTGCCCATCGCCTCGGCGGCGTGATGCCATCGCTGGTGCCGGATCGCTGAGGCAGCGATCACACGTGGAAGGAACAGATGGCCCCTCTCAGAGGAGAGATCGGAGATTGACTGACGCACTGGGGTGTCCCGACCCCTGAACGCTTACAACTGAGGCAAGCGGATGCCCAGGAGCAGGGGCTCAAGCCGTTTTGCGCTACGTAGCGCAAAAACCGAGGCGCCCTTGACGCGACTGCGTGTCGCCCTGGCGGCTCAGCTGACAGAGCGGGCGATGGCATTGCACTGCTGCTCCAGCAGCGCAATCCGCTCCAGCAACTCCAGGAATCTCGGGATCTCACCGCGCAGCATCCCCGAGTCGGTCATGGCCCTGTAGTCCGCTTCCAGCGCCTCCCGGGAGGCAGCAGTCGGAACCAGTTGCAGCTCACCGTTGATCACCTGGGCATAGCTGATCGGCTGCCCATCGGCATCCGTGGCACGCCAGAAGTCCTCCTTGTGCTGCGCCACCTCCACGGCGAGGGGGCGGTCACGAATGGCCGCCTCCGCGATGCCTGCACGGGCCAGGCGATCGAGGTCATACCAGTGGCGTGAATAGCGCTCGCCCTCGCCGCTGCCCCAGCGCCCCCGCCTGCAGGCGACATGGATCGCCGCGGCCTTCTCCAGGAAGGTGCGCCTGGCATCAATCACCAGTGGTCTGGCGGCCGGGAAGTCGAGCATCGCCAGATGGGTCGCCGCTTCACAGGTGACAGGCATTGGCCCGTGCGGTTCGCCGGTGGAGTGGGCGCCGAACTCCAGCCGCACTGTCGGCCGCACATACCCAGAGCTGTTGTCTGGCGCCGGGATCAGCGATTGGTAGTGGATGACGATGGTGGGTGGCTGCCGCCGGCCTGCTTCTGGCTGCTCCCGATCCAGCTCAAGGGTGACTGCGGCCGCAGCGGTCTCGGCTTCCCCCCAGCCCGATGGACGGCAGATGATGGAAGCCATGCAGGGAATGCAGGCCTGTATGGCTCGCGTGGACCGTTCTGCATTGAAGCGTCTCCAAGAGCAGGCAGAGCGTGCCCAAGGCGAGATCCGCAGTCTTTGCAGGGTTGGGAACGAGGCTGGGGCTCAGACGCAGGCGATGGGCCTGGCTCGCCAGATGGCGTCCGATCCGAACCTCAAGATGATGCAGGCCTGCCTGGCCCAGCTGCCGCAGTTGCCAATGGTTCAGGCAATGCTGCCCACAAGCAAACTCGGCGTTGATGAGCCCAGCCAGGGAGACCAGCCGCGCTCCATCTGTGAGCGCCTGAAATGATTCCACAAGACGGCTTGAGTCAGCTGCAGCCGGCAAGACCCGTCGTTGCTCGTCCGCCATCGGGAGTCGTGACAACGACCTGATGGTCAGGCTGATTGGAGATGCGTATGTGCGTGAATAAGCCAGGACTGGTTTCAGCCAACCGCATCGTCTGATCGTTGATACTGGCTTCGATAAGCGAACCGGAAGGGTAGCCCTGGACCAGGATCTCAACGCCACTGCCGATCTGCTCGGAGCAGAAGGATGTGAGCAGAAGCACAGTCGAACCGTCGCTGAAACGAACCCGTTCAATCGGTTGACGGACGACGGAATAGCTGAGGATGCTGCTTCCGCCCGGGGACGGCGCGGCACTGCCAGGCACAGGAGCGGAGCCGGTCAGCCCCAGTGTCGCCGCGGAGAGGACCGTGATGCAGTGCCTCACAACGTTTGCTCGATACTCGATGCCCAGGCGCAGCGCGGTGCCAAAGCGTCGGGAGTCCATGGACAGGGATCTGGCTGGTTGGTTGACGAGGTCAGATTGACCGAGGCGTTGCGTGCCGGTGGTTCAGCACGATCCACAGCCATGATGCGATCCGATCCACCCCCCCGAACCACAGGTGCGCTCGGCCTCAGGAGCCTGCTGCAACACCCTGAAAGGAGATGACGACGACCGTGATCATGTCATGGGCCTGCACCCGCACGGCCATTCCCTCCAGGCAATCCTCCTCTCCCGAGAGGGACTTCCAACAGAGGAGACATCGATCACCAGGCTCCATCTGCACCCCCGGATGAATCGCCAGCCGAACAGCGGAATGGCTGATGTCAAGCAGGTCAGCCGGCAGCACTTCGCCACTGCAGCATCTCAAGAGGACCACCTCGACCACCCCCTCATCAGGGGCGTATCTCGGCTCGGCCCGCCGATCACCAGGAGACTGACGCCTGTCGCCAGCCTTCTTCAGACCCAGGCTGCGGGTGAAATCGTGGCCATGAGGTGAAGAATCCATCCATTCTCCCCCCCCCTTTTCCAGAGCCTACACAGGCAGAGAGGGCGCCGGAATGACTATGCAGCACTTTAATCATTTCCGATCTTTTTCATCCATTCATCCAACTCAAGGCCGAGAGACAAGTGAATCCCCTTTCACCCCTCGCCCAGCCATCGCAGGGAGATCGTTCATGGCTGCTCTCCGCTCACGGCTCCCCATCACGGCTGCACCAGCCCAGCGATGGCTCTTCATGGTGGCGGGGCTGTCTCGACAGGCAGCTCCTGGCCTGAGCCCCGGCCCGGGACGACCTCCTGCTGTGGCTTCCACGACAGAGGTCCTGGATCATGAACAGCAACGCTGGCCCCACCGGGATCCTTCCCCACCCCCCATGGTCTTTGCCTCCCCCCGCCACGTCATCCTGCTCTCGACGGCAGCGGCGGTCGCGACCATCGTGCTCAAAACGCTGGCCTGGCGCCTCACCGGATCGGTGGGGCTTCTCTCCGACGCGATGGAGTCGGGGGTCAACCTGGTGGCGGCCCTGGGTGCCTTCTGGGCCCTGACCCTGGCCGCCAAGCCCGCCGATCGCACCCATCACTATGGCCATTTCAAGGCGGAATACTTCTCCAGTGGCCTGGAAAGTGTGCTGATCGTGGTGGCGGCCCTCGCCATCCTTCACACCGCCATCGGCCGCCTGCAGCAGCCCGAGCCTCTCGAGCAGATCGGCATCGGCCTTGCCCTGTCCCTGGCCGCCACGGCGCTCAATGCGCTGGTGGCCTGGGTGCTGCTCAAGGCCGCTCGGCGTTTTGATTCGATCACCCTGCGAGCGGATGCCCACCATCTGCTCACCGATGTCTGGACCTCGGCCGGTGTGGTTCTGGGCATCGGCCTGGTCAAGCTGACCGGTCTGACGATCCTCGATCCCCTGATCGCGATCGCCGTGGCCGTGCACATCGTGGTCACCGGCTGGACGCTGTTTCACGAAACGGCCTCCGGCTTGCTGGATCGCTCTCTGCCCGATCCGGAGCAGCAGCTGCTTGAGAAGCTTCTGGCGTCTTATGAAACCGAGGAGATCCGCTTCCATGCGCTGCGGAGCCGCGTGGCCGGTTCCCGTCGCTTCGTGTCCTTCCACGTTCTCGTGCCGGGCCACTGGACGGTGCAGGCCGGCCATGATCTCTGCGAGGAGCTGGAGCACCGGGTGGCCGCCACCCTGACCCGAACGCACGTCATGACCCATCTGGAGCCGATCGAGGATCCCCGGGCCTGGGAGGACCTGGGCTTCCGCTGGGAGCAGGGCTGAGGCCCGCTCTTCCTTCGCCCCAGACTCCCCTCCCGTCCCGCCCGGATCTCCCCTTAGACGCCATGCGCCGTCCCTACCAACCCTCCCTGCTGCGCCTGCTGCATGGCGCCACAGCCCTGCTGGTGCCGCTGGCCTGGCTGACGGGGTTGGTGGTGGTCTCCACCAGTGACGGTCGGTTCGGCCGCCTTCCCTTCACCCTGGCCGGGGACTGGATCGACATCCACGGCACCGTGGGGGTTCTGCTCTGGCCGATCGCCCTGCTCTTCGGGCTGTATGCCCTCACCGCCGGCCGTGCCCGGTTGCGCCAGCCCGCCAATGCCCTCGCCCTGGTGGCGCTGGCCCTGGCGGTGGGGAGCGGCAAGTTGATGGACGAGGACTGGCTGCGCGACGGCCAGCTCGATCACCTCGTCTACAGCGTCCATCTGCTGGCCTGGCTGCTGATCGCCCTGGCGGTGTCGCTGCATGTGGCGGGGGTGCTGCAGCGTGGCGGCTGGCCCCTCGCCCGCTCGATGGCGAGTGTGCAGCTGCGGCCGGGTGACCTGCCCGGGAACTGGTTCGATCAGATCCGCCGGTCCTTCAGGGCCGGACGCTGACCGCGGCGAGCACTGGCATGGCGTTGGCCTGCCATACGGGGCAGGGCCAGGAGCGGCAGCCCAGAGCAGCATGGATCAAGCGCTGCGCCCCCCGTGCTGGAGCCCACCAACCTGCTGCTGCTGGCCTGCGCGCTGATCTATGGCCTGATCGGCGAGCCGCAGGAGGCGGCGATTCTGCTGGTGTTCGTGGCGGGCATCAGCCTGCTCGATGCCTGGCAGCAGCGCCGCAGCCGCCGCGCCCTGGCGGAACTGGCCCGTCTGTCCGCCCCGCGGGCCCAGGTGCTGCGCGATGGGGTGGAGCTGGAGCTGCCGCCTGATCAGTTGCGGGCCGGGGATCGGCTGCGGCTCGAAGAGGGCGACCGGGTGGCCGCCGACGCCCAGCTGCTCGAAGGGGTGGGCCTGTGGCTGGATGAATCGCTGCTCACGGGGGAGTCGCTGCCGGTGGCCCGCGAGCAGCCAGGCCAGCTGCTGCGCGCCGGGTCTCTGGTGGCCAGCGGTCGTGGCTGGGCATCGGTGGTGGACGTGGGGGAGGCCACCGAACTCGGCCGGATCGGCCGCAGCCTGGCCGCGGTGGAGCCACCGCCGACGCGCCTGCAGCGCCACACCCGCCGGCTCACAGCCCGGCTCTCCCTGCTGGCCCTGGCCCTCTGCGCGGCGCTGGCACTGGTGCAGGGCGGCCTCAGCGGCGACTGGAGCAACGCGCTGCTCGCGGCGCTGGCCCTGGCCCTGGCGGTGCTGCCCAATGAGATCCCGGTGGTGCTGGCCCTGTTTCTGGCCCTCGGCGCCCTGCGTCTGGCCCGCATCGGCGTGCTGGCCCGCTGGCCGGCGGCCGTCGAGAGCCTGGGCAGCGCCACGGTGCTGGCGGTCGACAAGACCGGCACGCTCACCGAGAACCGCATGGCGGTGTCTCAGCTCCTCACCTGGCCCGCCCACGAGTGCTGGCGCCGCGGTGAACCGCTTGAGGAGCCCTGGCATGGGCTGCTGGAGCTGGCGGTGCTGGCCAGCCGCCATGACCCGGTGGACGCGATGGAGCTGGCCATCCAGCGCCTGGCGGATGAGGAGCTCAGACACAGCGAACACCTGCATCCCGACTGGCCCCTGGCGCGGGAATACCCACTGCAGAGCGATCTGCTCGTCTATTCCCAGCTCTGGCACGACGGTGCCGGTGACCCCCATCTGGCCGCCAAGGGGGCGCCGGAGGCGATCGCCAGGCTCTGCCACCTGGATCCAGGCACCAGCGACGCCCTGCTGGGCGCGGCGTCGGAGCTGGCGGGTCAGGGGCTGCGCGTGCTGGCAGTGGCGCGCGGCCTCGATGGCGCCCCCCTGCATCCCCACCTCAACGGTTCCGGGAGGAGGCCTCAGGCCGGCAGCCCGCCCGCCAACGTGCATGACTACCTGTTTGAACCGGCAGGTCTGATCGCCCTGGCCGATCCCCTGCGCACCGAGGTGCCTGCCGCCATCGCCAGGGCCCATGGGGCCGGCGTGCGGGTGGTGATGATCACCGGTGATGGGCCCCAGACCGCCAGGGCGATCGCGGATCAGGCCGGCCTGCCGCCGGGGCCTGTGCTGAGCGGCGCCGATCTGGAGAGCCTGACTCCCCGGGAGCTGGCCGTTCAGGTGGCGCAGGTGAGCGTGTTCGCGCGGGTGCTGCCGCAGCAGAAGCTGCAGCTGGTGCAGGCGCTGCAGGCGGCCGGGGCCGTGGTGGCGATGGGCGGTGATGGCGTCAACGACGCCCCGGCCCTCAAGGCCGCCGACATCGGCGTGGCGATGGGCCAGCGTGGCACCGCCGTGGCGCGCGAATCGGCCGATCTGGTGCTGCTGCAGGACGACTTCAGCAGCCTGGTGGAGGCTCTTGCCCTGGGAAGGCGGATCGAGGCCAACCTGCATCGCGCCCTCGGGTACACCCTGGCGATTCACCTGCCGATCGCCGCGATCAGCCTGTTGCCGCTGCTGGTTCCCGGCCAGCCGCTGCTGCTGTTGCCGGTGCACATCGCCCTGCTGCACCTGGTGATCGATCCGGCCTGCACCGTGGTGTTCGAGGCCCTGCCTGCCAGCCCCAGCCTGATGCAGCAGCCCCCGCGGCCGCCTGAGGCCCCCCTGTTCGGCGCCGACACCTGGCGGCGGGCCCTGCTGCAGGGGGGGACCTTCGCGCTGCTGGCTCTGATCCTGGCCTGCTGGCCGGGCCTCGCCATGGTGGAGCGACGCAGCCTGGTGTTCGCTCTGCTGCTGCTCGGCGGCGGCGTGCTGGTGTGGCTCAACGGCGAACCCCATCACCGCCTCACCCAGCTGGGCGGCGCCATCGGCCTGGGGTTGTGGCTCCTGCTGCAGGCCATCCCGGGGCTGCCGTCCCTGCTGCTGCTCGCGCCCCTGGACCGGCAGGCGATGGGACTGCTGCTGCTGACGGTGCTCCTGCTGACCTTGCTGACGGTGGCGCGTGAACACCAGGCCCGGTGGCGTCGCTCTGAAGCGTGAGCCCGGCAGCTGACGGCTGGTCCATCAAG
It contains:
- the lexA gene encoding transcriptional repressor LexA produces the protein MPSPVRLQPRSEPGGPSRHPDQGERQVLTTVQQQLFDWLEDYIRSHHHSPSIRQMMEAMGLRSPAPIQSRLRHLQQKGWITWQEGQARTLQLLGGRGERGIPVLGSVAAGGLVEPYEDLQERLDLTPMLETRGLFALTVNGDSMVEAHIADGDVVLLEPVLDPSLLRNGTIVSAQVSGSGTTLKHFHRRGDTITLEAANPAYEPIVLPADQVSVQGKLVAVWRQV
- a CDS encoding IS66 family transposase, which translates into the protein MTTPPAGISEADWASTPVGVRAGFLEVLAQLQRQQQENDQLRAQLTDLATELASLRERIGRNSRNSSKPPSSDGTGFKPPTRCKGTGRKRGGQQGHPGAGPELLPIARVDEVLEHHPDACRRCGTLLQGEDAEPLRHQVIEIPPISPVVIEHRLHRLVCPCCSTSTCAELPADVEPSRYGPRLSGLVGLLGSAFPLSFGRTQALLDQLLGVEISRGAIATIRARLSAALQQAVEEALEVARQQPVAYVDETGAPTGNADGCNPAGRRGWQWVMVTPLVTVFLQGLSRSSAAAMELLGHTFAGIVVSDRFSAYNHLPVEQRQLCWAHLIRDLAAIAERQGASREIGAQMLALQQHLFAHWHQWKSGAIDRPQLLHRCHPLRLAFEATLQRVVDLGCERGEQTPWAQTVRTCRQLLQRKQALWTFLETPGIEPTNNAAERALRQSVIHRKISHGVQSSGGAICRSRLLTVTATLRQQGRDVWQFLEQAWIAHRLGGVMPSLVPDR
- a CDS encoding nucleotidyl transferase AbiEii/AbiGii toxin family protein, encoding MASIICRPSGWGEAETAAAAVTLELDREQPEAGRRQPPTIVIHYQSLIPAPDNSSGYVRPTVRLEFGAHSTGEPHGPMPVTCEAATHLAMLDFPAARPLVIDARRTFLEKAAAIHVACRRGRWGSGEGERYSRHWYDLDRLARAGIAEAAIRDRPLAVEVAQHKEDFWRATDADGQPISYAQVINGELQLVPTAASREALEADYRAMTDSGMLRGEIPRFLELLERIALLEQQCNAIARSVS
- a CDS encoding cation diffusion facilitator family transporter; its protein translation is MVFASPRHVILLSTAAAVATIVLKTLAWRLTGSVGLLSDAMESGVNLVAALGAFWALTLAAKPADRTHHYGHFKAEYFSSGLESVLIVVAALAILHTAIGRLQQPEPLEQIGIGLALSLAATALNALVAWVLLKAARRFDSITLRADAHHLLTDVWTSAGVVLGIGLVKLTGLTILDPLIAIAVAVHIVVTGWTLFHETASGLLDRSLPDPEQQLLEKLLASYETEEIRFHALRSRVAGSRRFVSFHVLVPGHWTVQAGHDLCEELEHRVAATLTRTHVMTHLEPIEDPRAWEDLGFRWEQG
- a CDS encoding cytochrome b/b6 domain-containing protein, producing the protein MRRPYQPSLLRLLHGATALLVPLAWLTGLVVVSTSDGRFGRLPFTLAGDWIDIHGTVGVLLWPIALLFGLYALTAGRARLRQPANALALVALALAVGSGKLMDEDWLRDGQLDHLVYSVHLLAWLLIALAVSLHVAGVLQRGGWPLARSMASVQLRPGDLPGNWFDQIRRSFRAGR
- a CDS encoding HAD-IC family P-type ATPase; the encoded protein is MLEPTNLLLLACALIYGLIGEPQEAAILLVFVAGISLLDAWQQRRSRRALAELARLSAPRAQVLRDGVELELPPDQLRAGDRLRLEEGDRVAADAQLLEGVGLWLDESLLTGESLPVAREQPGQLLRAGSLVASGRGWASVVDVGEATELGRIGRSLAAVEPPPTRLQRHTRRLTARLSLLALALCAALALVQGGLSGDWSNALLAALALALAVLPNEIPVVLALFLALGALRLARIGVLARWPAAVESLGSATVLAVDKTGTLTENRMAVSQLLTWPAHECWRRGEPLEEPWHGLLELAVLASRHDPVDAMELAIQRLADEELRHSEHLHPDWPLAREYPLQSDLLVYSQLWHDGAGDPHLAAKGAPEAIARLCHLDPGTSDALLGAASELAGQGLRVLAVARGLDGAPLHPHLNGSGRRPQAGSPPANVHDYLFEPAGLIALADPLRTEVPAAIARAHGAGVRVVMITGDGPQTARAIADQAGLPPGPVLSGADLESLTPRELAVQVAQVSVFARVLPQQKLQLVQALQAAGAVVAMGGDGVNDAPALKAADIGVAMGQRGTAVARESADLVLLQDDFSSLVEALALGRRIEANLHRALGYTLAIHLPIAAISLLPLLVPGQPLLLLPVHIALLHLVIDPACTVVFEALPASPSLMQQPPRPPEAPLFGADTWRRALLQGGTFALLALILACWPGLAMVERRSLVFALLLLGGGVLVWLNGEPHHRLTQLGGAIGLGLWLLLQAIPGLPSLLLLAPLDRQAMGLLLLTVLLLTLLTVAREHQARWRRSEA